The Plasmodium brasilianum strain Bolivian I chromosome 14, whole genome shotgun sequence genome contains a region encoding:
- a CDS encoding 26S protease regulatory subunit 7, producing MEDDTTTQSKPLDDEDINILKSYGSGPYSKSIKKVEADITGLVTNINKICGIRESDTGLCLPNQWDLQLDKQMLNEEQPLQVARCTKIINADTDQTKYIINVKQIAKFVVGLGDKVAPSDIEEGMRVGVDRTKYKIQILLPPKIDPTVTMMTVEEKPDITYSDIGGCKEQLEKLREVVEMPLLQPERFVTLGIDPPKGVLLYGPPGTGKTLTARAIANRTDACFICVIGSELVQKYVGEGARMVRELFQMAKSKKACILFIDEVDAIGGSRGDESAHGDHEVQRTMLEIVNQLDGFDNRGNIKVLMATNRPDTLDSALVRPGRIDRKIEFSLPDLEGRTHIFKIHANTMNMSRDVRFELLARLCPNSTGSDIRSVCTEAGMFAIRARRKTITEKDLLLAINKVIHGCKQFSATGKYMVYN from the exons ATGGAAGACGATACTACTACTCAGTCCAAGCCGTTGGATGATGAAGATATAAACATATTGAAATCATAC GGGTCGGGACCCTACTCAAAGAGCATAAAAAAGGTAGAAGCGGATATAACAGGATTAGTaacaaacataaataaaatatgtggAATAAGAGAAAGTGATACAGGATTATGCTTACCGAATCAATGGGATTTACAATTAGATAAGCAGATGCTAAATGAAGAACAACCATTACAAGTAGCAAGGTGTACCAAAATTATTAACGCAGATACAGATCAAACgaaatacataattaatgTAAAACAAATAGCAAAATTTGTCGTAGGGTTAGGTGACAAAGTAGCCCCTAGTGATATTGAAGAAGGTATGAGAGTAGGTGTAGATAGAACGAAATACAAAATTCAAATTTTGTTACCTCCAAAAATAGATCCTACTGTTACTATGATGACTGTCGAGGAAAAACCTGATATTACATATAGTGATATTGGTGGTTGTAAAGAacaattagaaaaattaagagaAGTAGTGGAAATGCCTTTATTACAACCAGAAAGGTTTGTAACCCTAGGTATTGATCCACCTAAAGGTGTTTTACTTTATGGTCCACCAGGTACAGGGAAAACATTAACAGCTAGAGCAATTGCTAATAGAACAGATGCTTGTTTTATTTGTGTAATTGGTTCTGAACTTGTTCAGAAATATGTAGGTGAAGGTGCTAGAATGGTAAGAGAATTATTTCAAATGGCAAAATCGAAGAAGGcttgtatattatttatagatGAAGTAGATGCAATAGGAGGTTCTAGAGGAGACGAAAGTGCACATGGAGATCATGAAGTACAACGAACTATGTTAGAAATTGTTAACCAATTAGATGGATTTGATAATAGaggaaatataaaagttttGATGGCAACAAACAGACCTGATACCCTAGATAGTGCATTAGTTAGACCTGGAAGAATTGATagaaaaattgaatttaGTTTACCAGATCTTGAAGGTagaacacatatatttaagatTCATGCTAATACAATGAATATGAGTAGAGATGTTAGATTCGAACTTTTGGCAAGATTATGTCCTAATAGTACGGGTTCTGATATTAGAAGTGTATGTACTGAGGCAGGCATGTTTGCCATTAGAGCCAGGAGAAAAACTATTACAGAAAAGGACCTTTTATTAGCTATAAATAAGGTTATACATGGTTGTAAGCAGTTCTCTGCTACGGGAAAATACATGGTATATAATTAG